Proteins encoded together in one Desulfovibrio sp. Huiquan2017 window:
- a CDS encoding helix-turn-helix transcriptional regulator — translation MVAFLGAFLGERCEIVLHDTSTKEKSVLAIANGHISGRREGAPLTDLALKFVVNKDYEKHDWVMGYTTRTSDGRPLHSATYFIREDDGELVGMLCLNMDTSDLLQARDILNKVIAAAGLESSQAKENPEQAGHTETFSGSMEELTENLIRRVVTEANVPPERMTVAEKMGIMATLDSHGVFLLKGSIRVVAEYLAASEATIYRYLQKLNGQ, via the coding sequence TTGGTCGCGTTTCTTGGCGCTTTCCTCGGCGAACGCTGCGAGATCGTGCTGCACGACACTTCGACCAAGGAAAAATCGGTGCTGGCCATTGCGAACGGACACATCTCCGGCCGCCGGGAAGGGGCGCCGCTGACGGATCTGGCCCTCAAGTTCGTGGTCAACAAGGACTATGAGAAGCACGACTGGGTCATGGGCTATACCACGCGCACGAGCGACGGGCGGCCGTTGCATTCCGCCACCTATTTTATTCGGGAGGACGACGGGGAGTTGGTCGGGATGTTGTGCCTGAACATGGACACTTCCGACTTGTTGCAGGCGCGCGATATCTTGAACAAGGTCATCGCCGCCGCCGGCCTGGAGTCTTCGCAGGCAAAGGAGAATCCGGAACAGGCTGGGCATACCGAGACCTTTTCCGGCTCGATGGAGGAATTGACCGAAAACCTTATCCGCCGCGTCGTGACCGAGGCAAACGTGCCGCCCGAACGCATGACCGTTGCCGAGAAGATGGGCATCATGGCCACCCTCGATTCGCATGGCGTCTTTCTGCTTAAAGGGTCGATCCGGGTGGTGGCCGAGTACCTTGCCGCATCGGAAGCCACCATCTATCGGTATCTGCAAAAGCTGAACGGGCAGTAA
- a CDS encoding RidA family protein: MHQAVNSDKVPAAVGPYSHGTEVGGLIFTSGQLPIDAATGEMPVDAAGQTRQSLENVRYTLEAAGSSLEKVIKTTVYLNNMEDFGSVNEVYASFFKEPFPARSCFEVARLPKDALVEIEVIAEK, from the coding sequence ATGCATCAAGCTGTAAACAGCGATAAAGTCCCGGCAGCCGTTGGACCCTATTCCCACGGGACCGAAGTCGGCGGCCTCATCTTTACCTCGGGACAATTGCCCATTGACGCCGCGACCGGAGAGATGCCGGTCGATGCTGCAGGGCAGACCAGGCAGTCCCTGGAGAACGTCCGCTACACCCTCGAAGCGGCCGGCTCCTCGCTGGAAAAGGTCATCAAGACCACTGTGTATTTGAATAACATGGAGGACTTCGGCTCGGTCAACGAGGTGTATGCGTCCTTCTTCAAGGAGCCGTTCCCGGCGCGCAGTTGTTTCGAGGTGGCCCGTCTGCCCAAAGACGCTTTGGTGGAGATTGAAGTTATCGCGGAAAAATAA